The following proteins come from a genomic window of Thiothrix unzii:
- a CDS encoding conjugal transfer protein TraN has protein sequence MIIKITRVAITALFLFLASFQIQAGDCKKIGSVCVDSSPTKTISGLVVDASLVGGCWEYEDTYSCIKPMAVDYCNALVTHGCNETSSRCVETDFNGACMRYQKTYRCADPIAPKPTNTVVLDDSHTITEDKLDESQCKTNKDNSACTLAEHQCVEPGETRTINGLAVTKDCWAWEDTYTCLGNRLNTCEDLEAKGCTKQSSDTCLDRLPNGTCQVWDVAYLCKTPGATHTREDCSNKSFCLEGKCFDSGSPPDTDFAKAITMMEAAREAGTYMTDDLQIFKGTDERCSIKLSGLKNCCKSKGGAQTNQSMMLAMSAGKALLDYSFQKGSNYMYDFMFSKGNNWMTERAVNAWSSGAWNPNPSTSMSFYGLTVSYTSGAGFAFSFDPYSFALQVGLYLLMQLLSCTEDEAYLQMKRGSNLCHYVGNYCDKKILGYCYVKKESYCCFNSRLARIINEQGRPQIGKGWGSGNSPNCSGFTTEELEKLDFGAMDLSEFISEIMANAQIPNASTVNSLVQKQSGIVGDKVNQYYQNGAGR, from the coding sequence ATGATCATTAAAATAACTCGTGTAGCCATAACAGCACTCTTTCTTTTCTTGGCATCGTTTCAGATACAAGCCGGTGATTGCAAAAAAATCGGGTCTGTTTGTGTGGATAGCTCGCCAACCAAGACCATTTCCGGCTTGGTCGTTGATGCTTCTCTTGTCGGTGGGTGCTGGGAATATGAAGATACGTATTCCTGCATAAAACCAATGGCAGTAGATTACTGCAATGCCTTGGTGACTCACGGTTGCAATGAAACATCCAGTCGGTGTGTCGAAACCGATTTTAACGGTGCGTGTATGCGCTACCAAAAAACCTACCGTTGTGCTGACCCGATTGCCCCGAAGCCCACTAACACGGTAGTGCTGGATGATTCGCACACGATTACCGAAGACAAACTGGATGAAAGCCAATGCAAAACCAACAAGGACAACAGCGCTTGCACCCTTGCCGAGCATCAGTGCGTAGAACCGGGTGAAACCCGCACCATCAACGGCTTGGCAGTCACCAAGGATTGTTGGGCGTGGGAAGACACCTACACCTGTTTAGGCAATCGCCTGAATACCTGCGAGGATTTGGAAGCCAAGGGGTGTACCAAACAATCCTCTGATACCTGCCTTGACCGCTTACCCAATGGTACTTGCCAAGTGTGGGATGTGGCGTACTTGTGCAAAACACCCGGTGCTACCCATACCCGCGAAGACTGTTCCAACAAGAGCTTTTGCCTCGAAGGTAAATGCTTCGATTCCGGGAGTCCGCCCGATACGGACTTTGCCAAAGCCATCACCATGATGGAGGCGGCGCGTGAAGCCGGAACGTATATGACCGATGATTTACAGATATTCAAAGGCACGGATGAGCGTTGCTCCATTAAGTTGTCCGGTTTAAAGAATTGCTGTAAGTCAAAAGGTGGTGCGCAAACAAACCAATCAATGATGCTGGCGATGTCGGCTGGTAAAGCCCTGTTGGATTACAGCTTCCAAAAGGGCAGTAATTACATGTACGACTTCATGTTTTCCAAGGGCAATAACTGGATGACGGAACGTGCAGTCAATGCGTGGTCATCCGGTGCATGGAACCCTAATCCTTCCACTTCCATGAGTTTTTACGGTTTGACCGTGAGCTACACCAGTGGCGCGGGTTTCGCGTTTTCGTTTGATCCGTATTCCTTCGCCTTGCAGGTGGGGCTGTACCTGCTGATGCAGCTTTTATCCTGTACCGAAGACGAAGCCTACCTGCAAATGAAGCGCGGTTCTAACTTGTGCCATTACGTCGGGAATTACTGCGACAAGAAAATTCTAGGGTATTGCTACGTCAAAAAAGAGTCGTACTGCTGCTTCAACTCCCGATTAGCACGCATCATCAATGAACAAGGCCGCCCACAGATCGGTAAAGGTTGGGGCAGTGGCAATAGCCCGAACTGTTCCGGGTTTACTACCGAGGAACTCGAAAAGCTGGATTTCGGGGCAATGGACTTATCGGAGTTTATCAGCGAGATCATGGCGAATGCACAGATACCCAATGCCTCCACGGTGAACAGTTTGGTGCAAAAGCAAAGCGGTATCGTGGGCGATAAAGTGAATCAGTATTACCAAAATGGGGCAGGACGATAA
- a CDS encoding DsbA family protein produces the protein MMTRRNFLIGATTGFFLANLPRVGMANGTGTGGQRSFIEVFSFACPHCYKLSLQLGIWLPLHPQVKHYAVHIVSSPDDLKLAAAGYAAAVLGKGEAYRAAFFKAIYEGNQAPDERTMVTVAESLGFKAAAFVDTMKGSDTAELLARSETLTQQFAITATPTLIIDSQRVRQPDKDPLDILQEEFGA, from the coding sequence ATGATGACACGACGCAACTTCCTGATTGGCGCAACCACTGGGTTCTTTCTGGCAAACCTTCCCCGTGTGGGGATGGCAAACGGGACAGGTACAGGCGGACAACGCTCGTTTATTGAGGTGTTCTCTTTCGCCTGTCCCCACTGCTACAAGCTCTCGTTACAACTGGGTATCTGGTTGCCGCTGCACCCGCAGGTGAAGCATTACGCGGTGCATATTGTGTCCTCCCCCGATGACCTGAAACTAGCCGCTGCCGGGTATGCCGCTGCGGTGCTGGGCAAAGGTGAGGCATACCGGGCCGCTTTCTTCAAAGCCATTTACGAAGGCAACCAAGCACCGGATGAACGCACGATGGTCACGGTAGCGGAATCGCTGGGATTCAAGGCCGCCGCCTTTGTCGACACCATGAAAGGCTCCGACACCGCTGAATTACTGGCGCGTTCGGAAACCCTTACCCAGCAATTCGCTATCACTGCGACACCCACCCTGATTATTGACAGCCAACGGGTACGCCAACCGGACAAAGACCCGTTGGACATCCTGCAAGAGGAGTTCGGGGCATGA
- a CDS encoding lytic transglycosylase domain-containing protein — protein sequence MIQSMKRPLLHLAGLLLISAGLLPAKALARVVSDEAYNGVAPCWQDAAQRYGVPVSLLKAVAQVESSNRARVVARNTNGSLDIGYMQINDWWLPHLQRYGITKTTLLDDACINLNVGAWILKQGIDRYGYNAQGIGAYGAGTDPKKSQVRTTYANKVFRALAQQQGKPVDGDGGGTVGGTAVERVQVAPAKGGDVQSPHRRQQRAVITNSPTTEQLVWSVFD from the coding sequence ATGATCCAAAGCATGAAGCGTCCGCTCTTACACCTTGCTGGGTTGTTGTTGATCAGCGCCGGATTGTTACCGGCTAAGGCACTGGCACGGGTAGTCAGTGATGAAGCCTATAACGGCGTTGCACCGTGCTGGCAAGACGCAGCCCAGCGTTACGGTGTGCCGGTGTCTTTGCTCAAGGCGGTGGCACAGGTGGAATCCAGCAACCGCGCACGGGTGGTGGCACGTAATACCAACGGGTCACTCGACATCGGTTACATGCAGATTAACGACTGGTGGCTACCGCACTTACAACGCTATGGGATTACCAAAACCACTTTGCTGGATGATGCCTGCATCAACCTCAATGTGGGTGCGTGGATACTCAAACAAGGCATTGACCGCTACGGCTACAACGCCCAAGGCATTGGTGCGTATGGTGCTGGCACAGACCCTAAAAAATCTCAGGTGAGGACAACGTATGCAAACAAGGTATTCCGTGCGCTGGCACAACAGCAAGGCAAGCCGGTTGACGGGGATGGTGGCGGTACTGTTGGGGGTACTGCTGTTGAGCGGGTGCAAGTTGCCCCAGCCAAAGGCGGCGACGTTCAGTCACCCCACCGCCGCCAACAGCGTGCCGTCATCACCAACAGCCCCACCACTGAACAGCTCGTTTGGAGCGTCTTCGACTGA
- the traA gene encoding TraA family conjugative transfer protein, which yields MDKTMLNPAQALAQAVDDATTRLTLWVMDHKKWVIAFALLAMLLLIAFNADAGTTGTEFKGIYDKLKDWTSGYLGKAIALFAFLLGLGIGVAKSSPIPAIAGIVFALFVAFGPAVLEGIATATLVYAPAIHEGMSVVAIVVMT from the coding sequence ATGGATAAAACCATGCTAAACCCCGCGCAAGCCTTGGCTCAAGCGGTTGATGACGCGACTACCCGCCTCACCTTGTGGGTGATGGATCACAAGAAATGGGTGATTGCATTTGCGTTGCTGGCGATGCTGTTACTGATTGCTTTTAACGCCGATGCGGGTACGACCGGCACGGAGTTCAAGGGGATTTACGACAAGCTCAAAGACTGGACTTCCGGTTATTTGGGTAAGGCGATTGCCTTGTTTGCCTTTTTACTGGGCTTAGGGATTGGGGTGGCTAAATCCAGCCCGATTCCTGCCATTGCCGGGATCGTGTTCGCACTGTTCGTGGCATTCGGCCCGGCTGTGTTGGAAGGCATTGCAACCGCAACACTGGTATACGCTCCGGCAATCCACGAGGGCATGAGCGTCGTGGCTATTGTTGTGATGACGTAA
- the traL gene encoding type IV conjugative transfer system protein TraL, producing MSSKEQALGQYYIPRLLDAPPKAFYWEMDEFMAMVAPIGIGLIMGWFFIGAVLGLLAAYAIGKFKAGRGAYYMLHVLYWYIGMGKLKSTPPSYIREFVG from the coding sequence ATGAGCAGTAAAGAACAAGCACTGGGGCAGTATTACATTCCGCGCTTACTGGATGCCCCGCCCAAAGCCTTCTACTGGGAGATGGACGAATTCATGGCGATGGTCGCACCCATCGGGATTGGCCTGATCATGGGGTGGTTTTTTATCGGTGCGGTGTTGGGGCTATTGGCGGCTTACGCCATTGGCAAATTCAAAGCCGGGAGAGGTGCGTATTACATGCTGCACGTTTTGTACTGGTATATCGGCATGGGCAAGCTCAAATCCACCCCGCCGTCTTACATTCGGGAGTTCGTGGGATGA
- a CDS encoding TraE/TraK family type IV conjugative transfer system protein, giving the protein MNRQQQLKDIGVVMAEKRQWQYIASGLLLALLLLMVVLMGKSHDTKTIFVPPNAELAQKPFWVADSGASPEYFQMTADYVAQLALTGDAKSAAYSIDRLMGVVHPSIRGVLKAELDAAALKMKAENVTQAFYPVEYSMGDNRPVVVIKGTLKTWVGDKLTSNRDALYRLTFSMEAGRIYLMEFVETSPHDPFNTAPANPTTGATS; this is encoded by the coding sequence ATGAACCGCCAGCAACAACTCAAAGACATCGGCGTAGTCATGGCGGAAAAACGCCAGTGGCAATACATCGCCAGCGGCTTGCTGCTTGCCCTGCTACTGCTGATGGTGGTGTTAATGGGCAAGAGTCACGACACCAAAACCATTTTTGTACCGCCCAATGCTGAATTGGCGCAAAAGCCATTTTGGGTGGCGGACAGTGGCGCGTCCCCGGAATATTTCCAGATGACCGCCGATTACGTGGCGCAGTTGGCGTTAACCGGTGATGCCAAAAGTGCCGCCTACAGCATTGACCGTTTAATGGGCGTGGTACATCCCTCCATCCGTGGGGTACTCAAGGCCGAACTGGATGCCGCCGCGCTGAAAATGAAGGCCGAGAACGTCACGCAAGCCTTTTACCCGGTGGAATACAGCATGGGTGATAACCGCCCGGTGGTCGTGATCAAAGGCACGCTCAAAACATGGGTGGGCGACAAACTCACCTCCAACCGTGATGCCCTGTACCGCCTGACTTTCAGCATGGAAGCAGGACGCATCTACCTGATGGAGTTCGTAGAAACTTCCCCGCACGACCCCTTCAATACCGCACCGGCTAACCCAACCACAGGAGCAACCTCATGA
- a CDS encoding TraK domain-containing protein, whose product MKMSLTGLTRSGYALLLVMTGAWLLPTLVSAADFTVNDGDTVTAKISRDGLTRVTVQGARIEQVFSADGKDLTFQVDKQNGQVFVRYKGGKEKVLDAMELPGGGSVKRKQTTGSGKQDFAAFVTDDGGRTFTLNLSVTDDPSASIVLKPMVVEKAKSGRVVIQNDLSLPSEVMALMQVMTGNVEEVSGYDVARDLSEPQTLWAGADYLRVASYEGDSLLGEVYTLTNRSGSQMRIVESEFQGKGVLAVAVKNPILEANEFTYVYTVREVTP is encoded by the coding sequence ATGAAAATGTCATTAACAGGTTTAACTCGCAGCGGTTATGCGCTGCTACTGGTCATGACAGGTGCATGGCTATTGCCCACGTTGGTGAGTGCGGCTGATTTCACCGTGAATGACGGTGATACCGTCACTGCTAAAATTTCCCGTGACGGTTTAACGCGGGTGACGGTACAAGGTGCGCGGATTGAACAGGTGTTTTCCGCCGATGGTAAGGATTTGACGTTTCAGGTGGATAAGCAAAACGGGCAGGTGTTTGTGCGCTACAAAGGCGGCAAAGAAAAAGTGCTGGATGCAATGGAGCTGCCCGGTGGTGGTTCGGTAAAGCGCAAGCAAACCACGGGTAGTGGTAAGCAGGATTTTGCCGCGTTTGTCACCGACGATGGTGGTCGCACCTTTACCCTTAATTTGAGTGTCACGGATGATCCCTCCGCCAGCATTGTGCTGAAACCGATGGTGGTGGAGAAAGCCAAATCGGGACGGGTGGTCATCCAAAACGATTTGTCGTTACCCAGTGAGGTGATGGCCTTAATGCAGGTGATGACGGGTAATGTCGAGGAAGTTTCCGGGTACGACGTGGCGCGTGACCTGAGTGAACCGCAAACATTGTGGGCAGGTGCGGACTACCTACGAGTGGCTTCTTACGAAGGCGACAGCTTACTCGGTGAAGTTTACACCCTGACCAATCGCTCAGGCTCACAGATGCGCATTGTCGAGAGTGAGTTTCAAGGCAAGGGCGTGTTAGCGGTGGCGGTGAAGAACCCGATTCTGGAGGCCAACGAGTTCACCTACGTCTACACCGTGCGCGAGGTGACACCATGA
- a CDS encoding TrbI/VirB10 family protein, with translation MSSVPDAASTAKKQKLLLFGGGSAVFALLIFMMWLADDQPKAEAIPTQVGTVQQVEAAARKISDEELWTAKADAALQAMQRGNEKALQEMEQLKRRNEELAEQLKGQQTTVASLQEAAAKVPTTLALPNLPPVSGANPALDGIVPPLPAGAGQGGAGLPPGMAGMPGAEGMPPMQALPAPDVDEGMVHITVGEQAVPVDTVTTVGTPTSTGVANPNGDNPTKPLVTPTSIDIEQTASTPTTGGRPLPQKRERPKAKTYIPSGTFFKAQLVASLDAPTGGNAEQNPHPVLLMVTDNANLPNRFRSKVKECHVIASGYGDISSERVNLRTERLSCVLKDGTVVDTKLDAYVAGEDGKAGLRGNLVSKQGALVANAMLAGTLGGVGQGLAQAATTVTQTGTGAVTSVSPNQALEFGMYSGSGTALNKLAEYYIKAAEKTFPILEVAAGRDVTIILLSGLDIEADAGSAGGREGLTSIVTDADRRQASKSLRREEEAAW, from the coding sequence ATGAGCAGTGTGCCGGATGCGGCGAGTACCGCCAAAAAACAAAAGCTGTTGTTATTCGGGGGTGGATCGGCGGTGTTCGCGCTGTTGATCTTCATGATGTGGCTGGCAGACGACCAACCCAAGGCAGAAGCCATACCCACGCAAGTGGGGACAGTGCAGCAAGTCGAAGCCGCTGCCCGGAAAATCAGTGACGAAGAATTGTGGACAGCCAAGGCCGATGCTGCGTTACAGGCGATGCAACGTGGTAATGAAAAAGCCCTGCAAGAAATGGAGCAACTCAAACGCCGTAACGAGGAGTTAGCCGAACAATTGAAAGGGCAACAAACCACGGTAGCCAGTTTACAAGAAGCCGCCGCTAAAGTGCCCACAACACTGGCATTACCTAACTTGCCACCGGTCTCTGGTGCTAACCCTGCACTGGATGGCATTGTGCCGCCGTTGCCTGCGGGTGCGGGTCAAGGCGGTGCGGGTTTACCACCGGGCATGGCAGGAATGCCCGGTGCTGAGGGGATGCCGCCGATGCAGGCATTACCAGCACCCGACGTGGATGAAGGCATGGTGCATATTACCGTGGGTGAACAAGCCGTGCCGGTGGATACCGTGACCACGGTGGGTACGCCCACCAGTACAGGTGTCGCAAACCCCAACGGTGACAATCCCACCAAACCGCTGGTGACTCCCACCAGCATCGACATCGAGCAAACCGCCAGTACGCCGACGACGGGTGGTAGGCCATTACCGCAAAAACGCGAACGCCCCAAGGCAAAAACCTACATCCCGTCCGGTACGTTCTTTAAGGCGCAACTGGTGGCTTCGCTGGATGCCCCCACCGGGGGTAACGCTGAACAAAATCCCCACCCGGTATTACTGATGGTGACGGATAACGCCAATCTGCCGAACCGCTTCCGCTCCAAAGTCAAAGAGTGTCACGTCATTGCCTCCGGGTACGGTGACATCTCGTCTGAACGGGTCAACCTGCGCACCGAACGACTGTCGTGTGTGCTCAAAGACGGCACGGTGGTGGACACTAAACTGGATGCGTATGTCGCAGGCGAAGACGGTAAGGCAGGGCTGCGCGGTAATCTGGTATCCAAGCAAGGTGCGTTGGTTGCCAATGCGATGTTGGCGGGAACATTAGGCGGTGTTGGGCAAGGTTTGGCGCAAGCCGCCACTACCGTGACCCAAACTGGCACGGGTGCTGTCACCTCGGTATCCCCGAATCAAGCCTTGGAGTTTGGGATGTACAGTGGATCGGGTACAGCCTTGAACAAACTGGCGGAATACTACATAAAAGCCGCTGAAAAGACCTTCCCGATTCTGGAAGTCGCAGCCGGTCGTGATGTGACCATTATTCTGTTATCCGGTTTGGACATTGAGGCCGACGCAGGCAGTGCCGGTGGACGTGAAGGCTTGACCAGCATTGTGACCGACGCTGACCGGCGACAGGCCAGTAAATCACTGCGCCGAGAGGAGGAAGCCGCATGGTAA
- a CDS encoding disulfide isomerase DsbC N-terminal domain-containing protein: MVMQRLKRIPRCLWLPLLAFVPSLGWIGVVQVTRPSVDAAIHTLVPGTDIQAINPTPLDGMYEVVAGQNIFYMQPGKPYLLVGHLFDLSTAEDLTQLKKNQRIQPNNPTTTETTP; this comes from the coding sequence ATGGTAATGCAACGGTTAAAGCGTATTCCGCGCTGTTTATGGCTACCCCTGCTGGCTTTCGTGCCGTCGCTGGGGTGGATTGGGGTCGTACAGGTAACACGTCCGAGTGTGGATGCAGCCATTCACACACTGGTTCCCGGTACGGACATCCAAGCCATTAACCCAACCCCGTTGGACGGGATGTACGAAGTGGTGGCAGGTCAGAACATTTTCTACATGCAGCCCGGTAAGCCGTATTTGCTGGTAGGGCATTTGTTTGACCTCAGCACTGCCGAAGACCTGACCCAACTGAAAAAAAACCAACGGATACAACCCAATAATCCGACAACAACGGAGACAACCCCATGA
- the traV gene encoding type IV conjugative transfer system lipoprotein TraV: MMMMPFHLIIVLLGVLLLSGCSTSPNYACGTPQGGKCQSVSDSYLSALGKKLKGNATATKTTNTTGKPAVEASARVTQYIPEGVAIRSLPQVMRVWIAPWEDNNGVFHDQSYSYFVADAGEWSLRANTEKSLYPNGYALLERPTDKTAAPADNKADAKPKAAMTTQQAQDQALDFMAGE; this comes from the coding sequence ATGATGATGATGCCCTTCCACCTGATCATTGTATTACTGGGTGTTTTGTTACTCAGTGGGTGCAGCACCAGCCCCAACTATGCGTGCGGTACACCGCAAGGCGGTAAATGCCAATCGGTGTCTGACTCCTACCTCAGTGCTTTGGGTAAAAAGCTTAAAGGTAATGCAACGGCTACTAAGACGACCAACACCACCGGCAAGCCTGCGGTTGAAGCCAGCGCACGGGTGACACAATACATTCCCGAAGGCGTGGCGATCCGCTCCCTACCGCAAGTGATGCGGGTATGGATTGCGCCGTGGGAAGACAATAACGGGGTATTCCACGACCAATCCTACAGCTATTTTGTGGCGGATGCCGGGGAATGGTCATTGCGTGCCAACACCGAAAAAAGCCTGTATCCCAACGGCTACGCGCTGTTAGAGCGGCCTACCGATAAAACGGCTGCACCGGCTGACAACAAGGCGGATGCCAAACCCAAGGCGGCGATGACCACGCAACAAGCGCAGGATCAAGCCCTTGACTTCATGGCGGGTGAGTAA
- the traC gene encoding type IV secretion system protein TraC, translated as MLAKLAALITPKNRRSTPDANVLRGEPPPSIAVFSEHFKRYGLADLLHYESYDPETQLYYNSLNAAFINPKERPKSYGFILEIPPSAGANEEMAKILLGMFNQQYPTGSTIQCCLYASPEIAGMCQAWVGARQSGSIYERMAQRRADYLLKGTRRSLFKDSTYLVRDYRCTFALMMPGNPDEGDISDALSLRDSLMGVLRAAGFPARVVAPPDLLALVDELVSPAREGDFKHLKPQYDAHVPLREQAVSREVNLQMKEDGLVIGDKAVRCLSVNSYPKEWSLAMMEDFIGDYFQETLQVPCAFVSTIGIQIPDREAMQRMVTLKASRAIQTADSPMAKFLPDLLNRGREWRKVQDDVDSGISLARVWHGVTLYPQLGLADQAESQVKSLYLSKGWKLEVDRFLQVQSFLAGLPGRFDPHLAQDFAQFKRLRTITQFNVVNTMPVLAEWSGTASPLLMLSGRRGQLMFIDMFDNNQGNYNGAVVASSGSGKSFFLNEIVSSVVGTGGRAWIIDVGRSYERTCKLLGGQFIEFTENAGININPFSTIREFDDDELTMLKQIVAQAIASEGGIDDLSMSWIEQAITSVWQDKGNTATFTDIAQFLLTHPDHRAKDMGEILFPYTKNGVYGRFFEGKSTLTFDNDLIVLELEELKSKKELQGIVLLIIMLRIQQEMYLGERNRRKICVIDEAWDLMSGGQATKFIETGYRRVRKYGGAFLTATQAVNDYYKNPAAQAAWENSDWVFMLRQKDESIEQLKASGRFSVGEYLGRVLRSIRTRHGGYSEVYIHMPGGGAVGRLIVDSYTAKVYSTKAEEVHAVNQLVARGYSLADAVEELVRQEEASKHGH; from the coding sequence ATGTTAGCCAAACTTGCCGCCCTGATCACCCCTAAGAACCGGCGTTCCACCCCGGATGCCAATGTATTGCGCGGTGAACCACCACCGAGCATTGCGGTTTTTAGTGAGCATTTTAAACGTTATGGCTTGGCGGATTTGCTGCATTACGAATCCTACGACCCGGAAACGCAGCTTTACTACAACAGCTTAAATGCCGCGTTTATTAACCCCAAGGAACGCCCAAAAAGTTACGGTTTCATTTTAGAAATCCCGCCGTCGGCGGGTGCGAATGAGGAAATGGCTAAAATCCTGCTGGGGATGTTTAACCAGCAGTACCCGACTGGATCGACTATTCAATGCTGCTTGTACGCCTCCCCGGAAATTGCCGGGATGTGTCAGGCGTGGGTAGGTGCGCGGCAATCCGGCTCGATTTATGAGCGCATGGCACAACGCCGTGCCGATTACCTGTTAAAAGGTACACGCCGCTCCTTGTTTAAGGATTCCACCTACTTGGTGCGTGATTACCGTTGTACTTTTGCTTTGATGATGCCGGGTAATCCCGATGAGGGCGACATCAGTGACGCACTGTCATTGCGTGACAGTTTGATGGGGGTATTGCGTGCTGCCGGGTTTCCGGCACGGGTAGTGGCTCCACCGGACTTGCTGGCATTGGTGGATGAGCTGGTGAGTCCTGCCCGTGAAGGTGACTTTAAGCATTTAAAGCCGCAGTACGATGCGCATGTGCCGTTACGGGAGCAGGCGGTATCCCGCGAGGTCAACCTGCAAATGAAGGAAGACGGCTTAGTGATCGGTGACAAGGCGGTGCGTTGCTTGTCGGTCAATAGCTACCCCAAAGAATGGTCACTGGCGATGATGGAGGATTTCATTGGGGATTATTTCCAAGAAACCCTGCAAGTGCCGTGCGCGTTTGTGTCTACCATCGGGATTCAGATACCCGATAGGGAGGCAATGCAGCGCATGGTGACGCTGAAGGCCAGTCGCGCTATTCAAACGGCGGATTCACCGATGGCGAAATTCCTGCCGGACTTGCTGAATCGGGGACGGGAATGGCGCAAAGTGCAAGACGATGTGGACTCCGGGATTTCCTTGGCGCGGGTATGGCACGGGGTCACGTTGTACCCGCAGCTTGGACTCGCGGATCAAGCCGAAAGCCAAGTCAAAAGTTTGTATCTGTCGAAGGGCTGGAAATTAGAGGTTGACCGCTTCTTACAAGTGCAATCCTTCCTTGCCGGATTACCGGGACGGTTTGACCCGCATTTAGCTCAAGATTTTGCCCAGTTCAAGCGGTTGCGCACCATTACCCAATTCAACGTGGTGAATACCATGCCGGTACTGGCGGAATGGTCGGGTACTGCATCACCGCTGCTGATGTTGTCCGGGCGACGTGGGCAATTGATGTTCATTGACATGTTCGATAATAACCAAGGCAACTACAACGGTGCAGTAGTGGCCTCCTCCGGTTCGGGCAAGTCGTTTTTCTTGAATGAGATCGTCAGTTCCGTGGTGGGTACGGGGGGACGAGCGTGGATTATTGACGTAGGGCGTTCGTATGAGCGTACTTGTAAGTTGCTGGGTGGACAGTTTATTGAGTTTACTGAGAACGCCGGGATTAACATTAACCCGTTTAGCACCATCCGCGAGTTTGACGATGACGAGCTGACCATGCTCAAACAAATCGTGGCGCAAGCCATTGCCTCGGAAGGCGGGATTGATGACCTCTCCATGTCATGGATTGAGCAGGCGATTACCTCGGTATGGCAGGACAAAGGCAACACTGCCACCTTTACTGACATTGCCCAATTCCTACTGACCCACCCGGATCACCGCGCTAAGGACATGGGCGAAATCCTGTTCCCGTACACCAAAAATGGGGTTTACGGACGCTTCTTTGAAGGCAAATCCACGTTAACCTTCGACAATGATTTGATCGTGCTGGAGCTGGAAGAACTCAAATCCAAGAAGGAACTACAGGGCATTGTGCTGTTAATCATCATGCTGCGTATCCAACAGGAAATGTACCTCGGTGAGCGTAACCGCCGCAAAATCTGCGTGATTGATGAAGCATGGGATTTGATGAGCGGTGGGCAAGCCACCAAGTTCATTGAAACCGGTTATCGCCGGGTACGTAAATACGGCGGGGCATTCCTAACCGCCACACAGGCGGTCAATGACTACTACAAAAACCCAGCAGCCCAAGCCGCGTGGGAAAACTCCGACTGGGTATTCATGCTGCGGCAAAAAGACGAATCCATTGAACAGCTCAAAGCCTCCGGGCGGTTCTCGGTCGGTGAGTATTTGGGGCGCGTGTTACGTTCCATCCGCACCCGCCACGGCGGATATTCGGAAGTGTACATTCACATGCCCGGTGGTGGTGCTGTCGGGCGACTGATCGTCGATAGCTATACCGCTAAAGTGTATTCCACCAAAGCCGAAGAGGTTCACGCGGTCAATCAATTGGTAGCACGCGGCTACTCGCTGGCCGATGCCGTGGAGGAATTGGTACGTCAAGAAGAAGCAAGTAAACATGGACACTAA
- a CDS encoding S26 family signal peptidase, protein MLEQTLNNPTLATTARWHKARRLRNYLLLSVVVGSVWGYALLWVIAHYRFAGNETDSLPDAFFIVALGQHVPQRGELLPFRIGASVRHYPTGMIFIKQVLGMPGDVLVWQGDTAYVGGRRVGVAHSHTPSGDVLVRTPAGVIPPEHYFVATAHPDSYDSRYQDVGLVSAAQIAGRVLW, encoded by the coding sequence ATGCTGGAACAGACCCTTAATAACCCGACACTGGCTACAACAGCCCGTTGGCACAAGGCACGGCGGTTACGCAATTACCTGCTATTAAGCGTGGTGGTGGGTTCTGTGTGGGGCTATGCCTTGTTGTGGGTGATTGCCCATTACCGGTTTGCCGGTAATGAAACCGACAGCCTGCCCGATGCGTTTTTTATTGTGGCACTGGGTCAGCATGTACCGCAGCGCGGCGAGTTATTGCCGTTTCGGATTGGGGCGAGTGTACGCCACTACCCCACTGGCATGATCTTCATTAAGCAGGTTTTGGGGATGCCGGGGGATGTATTGGTATGGCAAGGTGACACCGCGTATGTCGGCGGACGGCGCGTGGGAGTAGCGCATTCGCACACCCCTAGTGGCGATGTTTTGGTACGCACCCCAGCAGGAGTGATTCCGCCTGAGCATTATTTTGTGGCCACCGCACACCCGGATTCTTACGACAGCCGCTATCAGGATGTCGGCTTGGTGAGTGCGGCACAGATTGCAGGGCGGGTGCTATGGTAA